Proteins co-encoded in one Flavobacteriaceae bacterium MAR_2009_75 genomic window:
- a CDS encoding membrane associated rhomboid family serine protease has translation MTNGGLRYQYTRLSVSEKLIAINVLVFIIMGLITALISSTVEDWFALPKDFFDFLMQPWSLITYSFLHGGIFHILWNMYILYVAGRIVLNLFDGKRFLNIYFLGVILGGLLFLLSYNIFPTLVGINASLIGASAGVMAVLIFVCTYMPNQEVRLIFFNVKLWQIGLFVVLMDLVQIPLGGNVGGRIAHLGGALLGYVYARQLYKGTDIGEGFSKFVDGIANLFKKSEKKSPLKTVYRKQKTSSSTTAKYDKKSQQKKIDAILDKISKSGYESLSKAEKDFLFKAGKED, from the coding sequence ATGACGAACGGAGGATTAAGATATCAATATACTAGATTGAGTGTATCAGAAAAACTGATTGCAATCAATGTACTTGTGTTCATCATCATGGGCCTAATCACAGCATTGATCAGCTCTACTGTTGAAGATTGGTTCGCACTACCCAAAGACTTTTTCGATTTCTTGATGCAACCTTGGTCATTGATTACCTACTCTTTCTTGCATGGGGGCATCTTTCACATCTTATGGAATATGTACATTCTATATGTGGCCGGCCGTATCGTTTTAAACCTTTTTGACGGAAAACGTTTCTTGAATATTTATTTTTTAGGAGTCATTCTAGGAGGCCTATTGTTTCTCTTAAGTTATAATATCTTCCCCACTTTGGTGGGCATCAATGCCTCATTGATAGGAGCATCGGCAGGTGTAATGGCCGTTTTAATCTTTGTTTGCACTTATATGCCCAATCAAGAGGTTCGTCTTATCTTTTTCAACGTAAAACTATGGCAAATCGGACTCTTCGTTGTTTTGATGGATTTGGTTCAGATACCGCTCGGAGGCAATGTTGGTGGCCGTATCGCCCATTTAGGAGGTGCTCTCTTGGGCTATGTTTATGCTAGACAGCTTTATAAAGGAACCGATATTGGTGAAGGGTTTTCAAAGTTTGTTGACGGCATTGCCAATTTATTTAAGAAAAGCGAAAAAAAGTCTCCATTGAAAACAGTTTATAGAAAACAAAAAACCTCTTCAAGTACAACTGCCAAATACGATAAGAAAAGTCAGCAAAAGAAAATTGATGCCATCTTAGATAAAATCAGCAAATCGGGCTACGAGAGTTTGTCTAAGGCCGAAAAAGACTTTTTGTTCAAGGCAGGAAAGGAGGATTAG
- a CDS encoding membrane associated rhomboid family serine protease, giving the protein MGRLTEAVKHLLIINILFFVATQLYGEQMYAWFSLWYPENPNFQWWQIVTHMFMHGSFMHILFNMYALYAFGTPLERMWGRNKFLFFYFSAGLGAALLHSVVNYFMFNDGLQALVDSGIDKNQILDIISGGQYSPAWENIIGADKVDSFLSAFNTPAVGASGAIYGVLVAFAFTYSEAELMLIFLPIPIKAKYFVPLLIVGDLFFGFTGTATGIAHFAHIGGALFGFLMMWYWKKNQFNNNRWN; this is encoded by the coding sequence ATGGGAAGACTGACGGAAGCGGTAAAACACTTGCTTATAATTAATATTCTATTTTTCGTGGCCACACAGCTTTACGGAGAACAGATGTATGCCTGGTTTTCTTTATGGTACCCAGAGAACCCCAATTTTCAGTGGTGGCAAATTGTTACACATATGTTTATGCATGGCAGCTTCATGCATATATTATTCAACATGTACGCATTATATGCTTTTGGAACTCCTTTAGAACGGATGTGGGGCCGAAATAAATTCTTGTTTTTTTATTTTTCGGCAGGTTTAGGAGCTGCCTTGTTGCATTCCGTTGTCAATTACTTTATGTTTAATGATGGTTTACAGGCACTTGTAGACAGCGGAATTGATAAGAACCAAATTTTGGATATTATTTCGGGAGGACAATATAGTCCCGCATGGGAAAACATAATCGGTGCCGATAAGGTCGATAGCTTTTTAAGCGCATTCAACACCCCTGCCGTGGGAGCTTCAGGAGCTATTTACGGTGTTTTGGTAGCATTCGCATTCACCTATTCAGAAGCCGAGTTAATGCTTATATTTCTACCCATACCCATTAAAGCTAAATATTTTGTGCCACTTTTGATTGTAGGTGATTTATTCTTTGGTTTCACAGGTACAGCAACAGGAATAGCACATTTCGCCCATATTGGCGGCGCCCTCTTCGGATTTTTAATGATGTGGTATTGGAAAAAGAATCAGTTTAACAACAACCGGTGGAATTAA
- a CDS encoding WbqC-like protein yields the protein MKILLHPAYFPNIATFANIAQHDIIWETEDNYQKQTYRNRCYISTDQGRHMLSIPIQHVGGEQGRQKYKDVLLDNSYPWQRQHWRTLQTAYRTSPFFEFYEDDIAPLFNKEYTHLLDFNLKTIETVGDALQLNISDQRTNIFELNPNEVTDARELVNAKRSIHVETESYNQVFGERHGFIANLSVLDLLFNEGTNVTSYLKRINTGY from the coding sequence TTGAAAATTTTACTTCATCCGGCATACTTTCCGAACATAGCGACATTCGCGAATATTGCGCAACATGATATTATATGGGAGACTGAGGATAATTACCAGAAGCAAACCTATAGAAACCGTTGTTATATATCTACGGATCAAGGTAGGCATATGCTGAGTATTCCGATTCAACATGTGGGAGGCGAACAAGGACGACAAAAGTATAAAGATGTTTTGCTTGATAACTCTTACCCCTGGCAACGTCAACATTGGAGAACTTTACAGACAGCTTACCGAACTTCACCTTTTTTCGAATTCTATGAAGACGATATAGCTCCCCTTTTTAATAAAGAATACACACATTTACTGGATTTTAATTTAAAGACTATAGAAACGGTAGGTGATGCGCTTCAATTGAATATATCAGACCAACGGACGAATATATTTGAGTTGAACCCAAATGAAGTAACCGATGCAAGAGAGTTGGTAAATGCCAAACGTTCAATTCACGTAGAGACGGAATCGTACAATCAAGTTTTCGGTGAACGTCATGGTTTTATTGCTAATCTCAGTGTTCTCGATTTATTGTTCAATGAAGGAACCAACGTTACCAGTTATTTGAAGCGGATAAATACAGGATATTAA
- a CDS encoding endonuclease/exonuclease/phosphatase family metal-dependent hydrolase (manually curated), with protein MKGLSLFNKIVYALNVIVFSLLLIACAIPYLTDEFFSFLSFLSLSVPLLVIINLVFFLYWLLQLKRQMLLSLFILILGYFVLDTFFIFGNNPEMIEDENLKVMSFNVHGFKVFGDSDRLELYEKIKGFVRKENPDIIGFQEVGYRMDETFLDYPYGFVKRIQSGDKVHLGIFSKYPIIKAEIIHFPNSINNGSYADILYKNDTIRFYNVHMQSLGITPGSGNVRSKTPEQLYEKLSTRFKRQLKQAKMIEDHKAKCPHPIILCADMNNTQFSNVYQALKGESQDSFIEKGIGFGRTYNLFQFPLRIDYILADHNFKVISHKNYDEKLSDHFPVMASFRLKQ; from the coding sequence ATGAAGGGACTTTCGCTTTTCAACAAAATAGTCTATGCTCTAAATGTGATTGTATTTTCATTGCTATTGATAGCTTGTGCTATTCCCTACCTTACCGATGAGTTTTTTTCCTTTCTTTCTTTCTTGAGCCTCTCGGTACCGCTTCTGGTTATAATTAACCTTGTGTTTTTTCTCTATTGGCTACTACAGCTTAAAAGACAGATGTTATTGTCCTTATTCATACTAATTTTAGGCTATTTTGTATTGGACACCTTTTTTATATTCGGAAACAATCCCGAAATGATAGAAGACGAAAATTTAAAGGTCATGAGTTTCAATGTACACGGTTTTAAGGTATTTGGAGATTCTGATCGTTTAGAGCTCTATGAAAAAATTAAAGGTTTTGTAAGAAAAGAAAATCCTGACATCATTGGCTTTCAAGAAGTAGGTTACAGAATGGATGAAACCTTTCTTGATTACCCCTATGGTTTTGTCAAAAGAATTCAATCGGGAGATAAAGTACATCTTGGTATTTTTTCAAAATACCCTATTATTAAAGCCGAAATTATTCATTTTCCTAACAGTATAAACAATGGTTCGTATGCAGACATTTTATATAAAAATGATACGATTAGATTTTACAATGTACATATGCAATCATTAGGAATTACTCCGGGTTCCGGCAATGTTAGATCTAAAACACCGGAACAACTTTATGAAAAATTGAGCACACGTTTTAAAAGACAGTTAAAACAGGCAAAGATGATTGAAGACCATAAGGCAAAATGTCCTCACCCAATTATACTTTGCGCCGATATGAACAACACTCAATTCTCCAATGTATATCAAGCACTTAAGGGAGAAAGTCAGGATTCATTTATTGAAAAAGGTATAGGTTTCGGACGAACTTACAATCTCTTCCAATTTCCCCTTCGAATCGATTATATACTAGCAGACCATAATTTCAAGGTTATTTCCCACAAAAACTACGATGAGAAACTATCAGATCACTTTCCCGTAATGGCTTCATTTAGATTGAAGCAGTAA